From the Meriones unguiculatus strain TT.TT164.6M chromosome 12, Bangor_MerUng_6.1, whole genome shotgun sequence genome, one window contains:
- the LOC110540456 gene encoding C1GALT1-specific chaperone 1-like produces the protein MAFSATETLRLRNMLSECSSFLKGAVLGSVVCALITTLGHLRVGSTAGNNHHKHHHLQAPHKEDALKMSEANSSSRVYCIVLLTPKYLRLLAAVNETWIKHCDKAEFFSSERVKVFESVTLGEEDWWLMKKAYVYAFDNYKDRYNWFFLAYPSTFAVIENLKYFLLKKDSSQPFYLGHTEHSGKLEYVSVEGGIVLSIESMKRLSRLFTDPVGCPEERTVIWKFTEDELLAVCLKHEGVFAENAEDAEGKNLFNTKTIRMLIKEAMTASPSKIVEGCCSDVAITFSGLTPHQFHVMMYGVYRLRAFGHIFSDALFFSPPNGSDND, from the coding sequence ATGGCATTTTCTGCCacagagacactgagactcaGAAACATGCTTTCGGAGTGCAGCTCGTTTTTGAAGGGTGCGGTGCTGGGAAGTGTCGTCTGTGCCTTGATCACGACGCTGGGACACCTTAGGGTTGGTAGCACCGCGGGGAATAACCACCACAAGCATCACCACCTGCAAGCTCCTCACAAGGAAGATGCCTTGAAAATGTCAGAGGCCAATAGCAGCTCCCGTGTGTACTGTATCGTTCTTCTCACACCCAAATATTTGCGTCTGTTGGCCGCAGTGAATGAGACCTGGATCAAACACTGTGACAAAGCAGAGTTCTTCAGTTCCGAACGTGTTAAAGTATTTGAGTCAGTTACTTTGGGGGAGGAAGACTGGTGGCTGATGAAAAAAGCTTATGTCTACGCCTTTGATAACTACAAGGACCGATATAACTGGTTCTTTCTCGCGTATCCTTCCACGTTTGCGGTTATCGAAAACTTAAAGTACTTTCTGTTAAAAAAAGATTCATCCCAACCTTTCTATCTGGGTCACACTGAACATTCCGGAAAGCTTGAATATGTGAGTGTGGAGGGAGGGATTGTCTTAAGTATAGAATCAATGAAAAGACTCAGCCGCCTTTTCACCGACCCTGTCGGGTGTCCCGAAGAGAGAACAGTCATTTGGAAGTTCACTGAGGATGAGCTGCTGGCAGTCTGCCTGAAACATGAGGGAGTGTTTGCGGAAAACGCTGAAGATGCCGAAGGAAAAAACCTATTTAATACGAAAACGATTAGGATGCTTATTAAAGAGGCAATGACTGCCTCCCCAAGCAAGATAGTAGAAGGGTGCTGCTCCGATGTGGCCATCACTTTCAGTGGACTGACCCCTCATCAGTTCCATGTGATGATGTATGGCGTGTACCGTCTTAGGGCATTCGGACATATTTTCAGTGATGCATTGTTTTTTTCACCTCCAAATGGTTCTGACAatgactga